TAGTGTGTAACTTCATCAGCAGTCGGAGGGCGGGTGCCGACAAGGCTCATTTCCCCTACTAACACGTTCCAGAACTGAGGGAGTTCGTCTAGGCTAGTGCGACGGAGAAACCTACCTATACGGGTAATCCGAGGGTCATTCTCATTTTTGAATATCTGATCGCTTTTAGCTTCATTCTTGACTAGATGCTTAAGTCTATCAGCCCCGACTGACATAGAGCGGAATTTCCAAATCCGGAAGGAACGGCCATTCAAACCACAGCGAATTTGACAATAAAAGATAGGGCCTGGGCTATCTAACTGAATAGCGATCGCAATAGGAATTGCTACAACTACTGTAATCGATAACCCTACAACAGCACCCAAGATATCAATGATCCGCTTCGCTTTACTGATTACAGAGGGATGAATTGGAAGTTTAGCTTTAGGAGCAGCGTAGGTATCATCCATAACATTTAGATGAAAATGTTGGGAAGTAGAGATTTTAGACATGGTAATTACAGTTTCTATTGGTTAATTTATGAATTGAGTCGCTTATACATTTACTTATTTCAGTTACTTAGATAAAAGCGGAAATTAGATAGTCTAACAAGTTAAGAAAGTCAGTATATAACCAGAAAATCAATTCTTGGAAATCTTCGTAGTCACAGTAGCGATCAATACTTCATGACTGAGGATTGAACATCGTGACTACAGCATCATAATTCTCATAAATTTCAAACACTGAATCCATCTGAGTCAATTCAAAGATCATCCGAACAGGTGCTTGCAGATTACAAATTACCAAATGACAGCCACTAGAACGTGTAGCCGAAAGCCCCTTAACTAAAGCGGCTAACCCTGAACTATCCATAAAATCTACTTTGACTAAATCAATTACCCAAAGATGGTTGGGGTGAGGTACTAAGCTAGATAGCTGTTCCCTTAAAGTATTACTGTGCTTCCAATTTAAGCATTGCTGAGGCTGAATCACAATCAATTGGCATTCTTGTGTGAGAGTCATATGTTCTATAGGTTTAATTAGCACTCAGCTTAATTAAGTATCTAAAAAGCTCAATATAAAAAGCATGATAGATGCATAGGTTTACCGCACTACATATGCTTGTCTCGCTATATTGAAACGATAATATTACTTAAGATGCCTGATCATTTGTTATTTTGTATTTATTAAATTTCTGTTGCAGAACTAGTCCAAAAAAGGGCAATCCTTCTATTAGATATCTTTTCCACAATCTTTTAGGTTCGGATGCCATTCTATATAACCATTCAAAGCCTAAATCACTTATATATTTGGGCGCTCTTTGTACGTTACCTGCTTCAAAATCAATAGTGGCACCTATGGCTAAAAATATTCTAATATTTGGTAATTGATCTCTGTATTTATATATCCATTTTTCTTGTTTTGGTGCGCCTAATCCAACTGCTAATACTGTGGAATCTGAACTATTAATCATCTCAACTATTCTTCTGCACTCTGCCGCATTATTTTCAAATCCAAAAGGTGGTGAATATGTGCCTACAACCATATTCCTCTGAACTTTAGCATTGATTCTCTCTTGAGCTTTAATAGCTACTCCCTGAGCTGCACCTAATAAAAATATTTTGATTGTTTCATTTTGTTTATGGAAATTATAAAATGCAGGAAAAAAGTCAGAACCGGAAATTTTTTCTTGGATTGGCTGACCCAAAAAACGAGATGCATACATTAGAATTTGACTATCACATAGTTTGTAATCAGCAGTTTTATAAGCTTCAAGAAATTCATGATCATTTTGCAATTTCATTATGTGATCTACATTAGGAGTAAATACAGTACCAGATGTCAGATTTTCTAAAACTTCTGTTGTCAAAATATTGTCAATCTCAACATTTAAGAGATGAACCTTTTGTGCTTGCTCCCTCTCCTGTTCAAAGGATTTTCTCTGACGCTTGAAAAGCTGTACTGGAAAAAAATTGAGTGTTTCTGATGAGAAAATGCGATCAAGGCGAATCTTGAAGAGACTATTTTGGTGTGCCATATAATTTAATGCTCGCCATCTAAGTTGAAAAATCATGAAATGCAGAGCATTGCTGAGGTTTTCTGCTCACCGATATATACTTCTTACAACGTTACGTCTGGGTGATATCAAACCGTACAATTGCTGGTAGTATAAGCAATGCCTACGACTAGACTGAAATCTTTATCTATCAAAGCTTTTGAGATATGTGCATTACTTTTAACCTGTAAGCAGCATAAAAGATTTGGTAGGACTTGAGATTTGTTTCACAAGATTTAGTAAAGACTTATTGAAGTCTTCGTATACTTTCCTACGCAAATACCGTTAGAAAATACTATCTGATGGCTACTTGGAGTATTTTTTATACAGTATCCTAATGATAAATAAATTTATCCAGCTAACTATCCGGTTGGTTGTAGCGCACAGATAGTCTAAATTACATAATATGTTTATTGAATAATGAAAATATTTTGATAATAGACCTCAAGCTATCACTAAGATTCTACAAAGAGACACCATGATGTTTCCTACAGTCTTAACTTAATTAAGACAATTGAAGTAGGCAGAGGGCTTTTATGAGCAAGCTTCAAGGGGATTCAACCCCTCCTGACTTGGAGCCACTGAACGAGAGTTCAGTGGGGGTTTTAAACCTTTGTTCTCTTTAGTCACAGCAGTAGTTAGGGGTCAGTTTCCTCAAGCCGGACTGCCCCCTAACTGCTGCCTTCATTGGTAAAATTTTAATTTGGTAGGTAATATTATTATCTATAAATATTGTCTTTCCAGTTAGTTGTGAGATACACAATATCTTTTAATTAATCTATAAATTCTATGAAAAGATATCGAATTATGGTTATTGGTAACAATGTAACTACTGTTCAGCGCGTCAGCAACTATTGCCTAAAACAAGATGCAGAAGTTTTCCCATATTACTATATTCCCACGCTTGAAGAGATAACTTTGTTTGCACCTCACGTATTGATATTATGTCTGCCCATATCTAATAAATTTCAGCACGAAGTACCTCAGCCTTATATTTTATGGTCAGAACAACCCATGAATGACAGACCGCCGCTGGCTACTACTTTTACAGAATTATCTGCCTGTTTACAGAAATTTCTCTAAGCTCAAATCAATCCTTGACGTACAGCTAAAGCTGCTGCCTGGACACGATCATCAACGCTAAGTTTGTTGAGAATCATACGTACATAAGACTTGACGGTTCCGAGTGAGAGGTAGAGCTGGTTTGCAATCTCCTGGTTTGAGTGTCCTTGTGCAATAAGTTTCAAAATCTCGCGTTCACGATTAC
This region of Nostoc sp. UHCC 0302 genomic DNA includes:
- a CDS encoding sugar transferase; the encoded protein is MDDTYAAPKAKLPIHPSVISKAKRIIDILGAVVGLSITVVVAIPIAIAIQLDSPGPIFYCQIRCGLNGRSFRIWKFRSMSVGADRLKHLVKNEAKSDQIFKNENDPRITRIGRFLRRTSLDELPQFWNVLVGEMSLVGTRPPTADEVTHYSNYHWERLNVKPGITGEWQTNGRSRIKDFEDIVHMDLEYQRKWSITYDINLILKTLKVLLTKSDAY
- a CDS encoding WecB/TagA/CpsF family glycosyltransferase, which produces MAHQNSLFKIRLDRIFSSETLNFFPVQLFKRQRKSFEQEREQAQKVHLLNVEIDNILTTEVLENLTSGTVFTPNVDHIMKLQNDHEFLEAYKTADYKLCDSQILMYASRFLGQPIQEKISGSDFFPAFYNFHKQNETIKIFLLGAAQGVAIKAQERINAKVQRNMVVGTYSPPFGFENNAAECRRIVEMINSSDSTVLAVGLGAPKQEKWIYKYRDQLPNIRIFLAIGATIDFEAGNVQRAPKYISDLGFEWLYRMASEPKRLWKRYLIEGLPFFGLVLQQKFNKYKITNDQAS
- a CDS encoding STAS domain-containing protein, encoding MTLTQECQLIVIQPQQCLNWKHSNTLREQLSSLVPHPNHLWVIDLVKVDFMDSSGLAALVKGLSATRSSGCHLVICNLQAPVRMIFELTQMDSVFEIYENYDAVVTMFNPQS